In Musa acuminata AAA Group cultivar baxijiao chromosome BXJ2-10, Cavendish_Baxijiao_AAA, whole genome shotgun sequence, a genomic segment contains:
- the LOC135624433 gene encoding MA3 DOMAIN-CONTAINING TRANSLATION REGULATORY FACTOR 1-like encodes MASPKKEGFLTEEQREMLKIATQNAEVLSSSPRSPSKMVLPELHIKGGGGGGRATAVGVRHIRRSHSGKLVRVKKDGAGGKGTWGKLLDTNPVSRIDRNDPNYDSGEEPYELVGATVTDPIDDYKKSAATIIEEYFTTGDVELAATELRDLGSDEYHHLFVKKLVSMAMDRHDKEKEMTSVLLSALYADVISSGQISQGFFMLLESIDDLALDILDAVDVLALFIARAVVDEILPPAFLKKAMRTLSESSTGLQVIQTAEKSYLSAPHHAELVERRWGGTTHITVEEVKRKMTELLREYNEHGDTVEACRCIRELGVSFFHHEVVKRALILAMEIQTSEHLILKLLKEASEECLISPSQMTRGFSRLAESLDDLSLDIPTAKSLFQTIVPKAISDGWLDPSFLKSKVSDEEHRDEGYEKLRKYKEEAVIIIHEYFLSDDIPELIRSLEDLAAPEYNPIFIKKLITLAMDRKHREKEMASVLLSALSMELFSGDDIVNGFIMLLESAEDTTLDILDASDELALFLARAVIDDVLAPLNLEEISNKLPCICSGSETVRIARSLVSARHSGERLLRCWGGGTGWAVEDAKDKIIKLLEEYDSGGDVGEACQCIRDLGMPFFNHEVVKKAIVMAMEKKKDRLLELLQECFGEGLITINQMTKGLSRVRDGLDDLALDIPDAEQKFLLYVEHARRHGWLLASF; translated from the exons ATGGCGTCGCCGAAGAAGGAGGGGTTTTTGACGGAGGAGCAGAGGGAGATGTTGAAGATAGCGACACAGAACGCGGAGGTGTTATCCTCGTCGCCCAGATCGCCCAGCAAGATGGTGCTCCCCGAGCTCCATATTAaggggggcggcggcggcgggagggCTACGGCTGTTGGCGTCAGGCATATCCGGCGCTCGCATTCAGGGAAGCTAGTACGAGTGAAGAAGG ATGGTGCTGGTGGCAAAGGAACATGGGGCAAGCTCTTGGATACTAATCCTGTTTCACGCATTGACCGAAATGATCCTAATTATGATAGTGGTGAG GAACCATATGAACTAGTGGGTGCCACCGTTACTGACCCTATTGATGACTATAAAAAATCTGCAGCGACAATCATTGAGGAATATTTTACCACTGGTGATGTAGAATTGGCTGCCACAGAACTTAGAGATCTTGGGAGTGATGAGTACCATCACTTGTTTGTTAAGAAACTTGTCTCCATGGCAATGGACCGGCATGACAAAGAGAAAGAGATGACATCTGTTTTGCTATCCGCTTTGTATGCTGATGTGATAAGTTCAGGTCAGATTAGCCAGGGATTCTTCATGTTACTTGAGTCTATTGATGACTTGGCTCTTGACATACTTGATGCAGTTGATGTGCTGGCTTTGTTTATAGCCCGTGCAGTTGTTGATGAAATCCTACCTCCCGCCTTTCTCAAGAAAGCAATGAGAACACTTTCTGAATCCTCTACGGGTCTTCAGGTTATTCAAACCGCTGAAAAAAGCTATCTCTCAGCTCCTCACCATGCAGAGTTAGTTGAGCGTCGATGGGGTGGTACCACTCATATCACTGTCGAAGAGGTTAAAAGGAAGATGACAGAATTGTTGAGGGAATATAACGAGCATGGAGACACTGTAGAAGCTTGTAGGTGCATAAGGGAGTTGGGAGTCTCTTTCTTCCATCATGAGGTTGTGAAACGGGCTCTGATTCTTGCAATGGAAATTCAAACATCTGAGCATCTTATATTAAAGCTTTTAAAGGAAGCTTCAGAAGAATGCTTAATTAGTCCTAGTCAGATGACCAGAGGTTTCTCTCGGCTTGCTGAGAGTCTTGATGACCTGTCTCTGGATATTCCCACTGCAAAATCCTTGTTTCAGACAATAGTTCCAAAAGCGATATCTGACGGATGGCTTGACCCTTCTTTCCTCAAGTCAAAAGTTTCAGATGAGGAACACAGAGATGAAGGTTATGAGAAGTTGAGGAAGTACAAGGAAGAAGCTGTTATCATCATACATGAATACTTTCTCTCTGATGACATACCAGAGCTTATTAGGAGCCTTGAAGATTTAGCTGCTCCAGAATACAACCCTATTTTTATCAAGAAACTAATAACACTTGCCATGGACCGGAAGCACAGGGAGAAGGAGATGGCATCTGTTCTGCTATCTGCACTTAGCATGGAACTATTCTCAGGAGATGACATTGTTAACGGGTTCATAATGCTGCTCGAGTCAGCTGAGGATACAACATTGGACATATTGGATGCCTCAGATGAGCTCGCACTATTTTTAGCTAGGGCTGTAATTGATGATGTCTTAGCACCGCTCAACTTGGAGGAGATAAGCAACAAGCTGCCCTGCATTTGCAGTGGGAGTGAAACTGTTCGCATAGCTCGCTCACTTGTATCTGCCCGACACTCGGGCGAGAGACTTCTGAGATGCTGGGGCGGTGgcactggctgggcggtggaggaTGCCAAGGACAAGATAATAAAGCTGCTGGAAGAATACGACAGTGGAGGTGATGTAGGAGAAGCATGCCAGTGCATCCGTGATCTGGGAATGCCTTTCTTCAACCATGAGGTGGTAAAGAAGGCTATAGTTATGGccatggagaagaagaaggacaGACTTTTGGAGTTGCTGCAGGAGTGTTTTGGTGAAGGGCTGATCACCATCAACCAAATGACTAAAGGGCTCTCTAGGGTTAGAGATGGTCTTGATGATTTGGCTCTGGACATCCCCGACGCAGAGCAAAAGTTCCTGCTGTATGTGGAGCATGCAAGGAGGCACGGTTGGCTCCTCGCATCCTTTTAG
- the LOC135624432 gene encoding protein STICHEL-like 2 — protein MAEARRHSVDIPLSRTLVALRRVRSLRDPDTSSLSKIAALVDNMNLEASSCGSSATFGSSNNKHDLSYKGSYHWERRRMVDLGIDSESDNNCLAPDSYIAKSGLAKRSANDTRVQESCGGHMNRSYDSKCVHRCTSQLEKELDSQHGREFEQFEMIGFSSLKQTRYDALRRSYTSKGDVFMRNPGIPWACANETCTSALGHKLLGSATKNVDHVLPNNNGCQVSCCWSMVPKFHDLKLPSDVEGQEFQLNSQINKELDHHVSASYHDSLMNLSEKYRPKSFHELVGQSEVAQSLLDTILKGKIAPIYLFHGPRGTGKTSAARIFAAALNCQSCKEQWPCGCCQECVLVFSGRSRDVTELDASETNHKDALKVLSESALVPTSSCYKIFIIDECQLLQRNIWSAIYKSIEDRSRQVAFIMITSDPDKLPSGTLSWCQRYHFLNVKSDDIVGRLKKICLEEKLEFEEDALIFLATESNGSLRDAITTLDQLALLGKGIITSLAYELMGIISNDELLDLLHLALSSDTSGTVRRARELISSGIDPMQLTSQLAKLIMDILSGGCRLEPSRFIAEADKEKLKHGLKILVETEKQLRTSKDQSTWLTAALLQFNTGESLPPTNMNPLEAPEKVSYSRDDGPPTVASPKESLKSAITVCNHHISSSKSHYDAARELEDIWRRTIENCQSSSLKRFLWKEGRLSSVHVCEGLAIAELKFCHPDHVSRVEESWELIIGSLQTVLGCKVDIKISLVPINRTAKKKSSISLFCCTGRKQQTSDLTVTNKKDSLLPGTKEETIEFCSSHHKEDLCIKQQLHFNTMYSSNSFDQKVVNTNASNGYALVTGNTMVSRTVQDGLSKECKEETDPSMEVCEGGQYVNIQGTEDQPSCFCCTLKFSRSFSANAAHATTLRIKQLDKLNLFNSKKSSSEENFCTDDPYLFCSDTNEQDTYNTEEDIGPSTGSSLCSRLYCCRASMPVEKAGPKRQQDGRPRLVGSLWPCAEQASPETATAEQLSPALKQKAKRRP, from the exons ATGGCCGAGGCAAGAAGGCATTCTGTAGATATCCCGCTTTCAAGAACTCTGGTGGCTCTCAGGAGGGTCCGATCGTTGAGAGATCCTGATACGAGCTCGCTGAGCAAAATTGCTGCGTTGGTTGACAATATGAATCTGGAAGCAAGCTCGTGCGGTAGTAGTGCAACATTTGGATCTAGCAATAACAAGCACGATTTGAGTTATAAGGGGAGTTATCATTGGGAACGAAGAAGAATGGTAGATTTAGGAATTGACAGTGAGTCTGATAACAATTGTTTGGCTCCTGATAGTTACATTGCTAAGAGCGGATTGGCAAAGCGCTCAGCTAATGACACACGAGTTCAAGAATCTTGTGGTGGCCATATGAACAGGTCTTACGACTCGAAGTGTGTTCATCGTTGTACTAGTCAATTAGAAAAGGAACTAGATTCACAGCATGGTAGGGAGTTTGAACAGTTTGAGATGATAGGTTTTTCATCTTTAAAACAAACTAGATATGATGCCTTGAGAAGATCATATACAAGCAAAGGAGATGTTTTTATGCGCAATCCTGGGATTCCTTGGGCTTGTGCTAATGAAACTTGTACAAGTGCTTTAGGCCATAAATTATTAGGGTCTGCAACCAAAAATGTTGACCATGTTCTTCCCAACAACAATGGATGTCAAGTCAGTTGTTGCTGGTCTATGGTACCAAAGTTCCATGATCTAAAACTTCCTTCTGATGTGGAAGGTCAGGAATTTCAGTTGAATTCTCAGATAAATAAAGAATTAGATCACCATGTaagtgcttcatatcatgatagtTTGATGAATTTAAGTGAGAAATATAGGCCGAAATCATTTCATGAGCTGGTAGGACAGAGTGAGGTAGCTCAGTCTCTTCTAGATACCattttgaaaggaaaaatagcacCTATATATCTTTTCCATGGTCCTAGGGGTACAGGTAAGACCTCGGCAGCAAGGATCTTTGCTGCTGCTTTGAATTGCCAGTCTTGCAAGGAACAATGGCCATGTGGATGCTGCCAGGAATGTGTACTTGTCTTCTCTGGAAGGAGCAGGGATGTCACAGAATTAGATGCTTCAGAAACAAATCATAAAGATGCGTTGAAAGTCCTTTCTGAAAGTGCTCTTGTTCCAACTTCCTCATGCTACAAAATCTTCATTATTGATGAGTGCCAGCTTCTGCAAAGGAATATATGGTCTGCCATTTACAAGAGTATCGAAGACCGTTCTCGACAAGTTGCCTTTATTATGATTACGTCTGACCCGGATAAACTGCCTAGTGGCACTCTATCTTGGTGCCAAAGGTATCACTTCCTGAATGTAAAGAGTGATGATATAGTTGGAAGGTTGAAAAAAATATGCCTAGAAGAAAAATTGGAATTTGAAGAAGATGCACTGATCTTTCTTGCTACTGAATCCAATGGTTCTCTTCGTGATGCAATCACCACCCTTGATCAGCTGGCTTTGCTTGGAAAGGGGATAATCACATCTCTTGCATATGAACTA ATGGGAATTATATCTAATGATGAATTGCTTGATCTGTTACATCTGGCACTTTCATCAGACACTTCTGGTACTGTTAGAAGGGCTAGGGAGCTTATCAGCTCTGGAATTGATCCCATGCAATTAACATCTCAGCTTGCAAAGCTTATCATGGATATTCTTTCTGGTGGATGTCGATTAGAGCCTTCCAGATTCA TTGCTGAAGCTGATAAAGAAAAATTGAAGCATGGGCTGAAAATACTGGTTGAAACTGAAAAGCAGTTAAGGACATCAAAAGATCAATCCACATGGCTTACTGCTGCACTTCTACAGTTTAATACTGGAGAATCACTTCCCCCAACAAACATGAACCCTTTGGAGGCACCTGAAAAAGTTTCATACTCAAGAG ATGATGGGCCACCGACTGTAGCATCACCAAAGGAGAGTTTGAAAAGTGCTATTACTGTATGCAACCATCATATCTCTAGCTCTAAATCACATTATGATGCGGCAAGAGAACTAGAAGACATATGGAGGAGAACCATTGAAAATTGCCAGTCAAGTTCACTTAAAAGGTTCTTGTGGAAGGAGGGAAGATTGTCATCAGTCCATGTGTGTGAAG gTCTGGCTATTGCTGAACTCAAATTTTGTCATCCTGATCATGTATCAAGGGTGGAAGAATCCTGGGAACTAATTATAGGTTCTCTTCAAACTGTTCTTGGATGCAAGGTGGATATTAAAATCAGTCTTGTCCCAATAAATAGGACAGCCAAAAAGAAGTCATCAATCAGTTTGTTTTGCTGTACTGGTAGAAAGCAACAAACATCAGATTTAACTGTGACAAACAAAAAGGATTCCCTTCTGCCTGGAACAAAAGAGGAGACAATTGAATTTTGTTCATCTCATCATAAAGAAGACTTATGTATTAAGCAGCAGTTGCATTTTAATACCATGTATAGTTCAAATTCCTTTGATCAaaaagtagtaaatacaaatgcaAGTAATGGTTATGCTCTTGTCACTGGAAATACCATGGTCAGTAGAACAGTACAAGACGGTCTATCCAAAGAATGCAAAGAAGAAACTGATCCATCAATGGAAGTGTGTGAAGGGGGTCAATACGTGAACATCCAAGGAACTGAAGATCAACCTAGCTGCTTTTGTTGCACTCTAAAGTTTTCGAGGTCTTTTTCAGCTAATGCAGCTCATGCCACTACTCTGAGGATCAAACAACTTGACAAGCTGAACTTgtttaattccaagaaatcatctTCTGAAGAAAATTTTTGCACAGATGATCCCTATCTTTTCTGCTCTGATACAAATGAACAAGATACCTATAATACAGAAGAGGACATTGG ACCAAGTACGGGTTCAAGTCTCTGTTCAAGACTGTATTGCTGCAGAGCTTCAATGCCTGTGGAGAAG GCTGGGCCGAAGAGGCAACAGGACGGTAGGCCTCGGTTGGTTGGCTCGCTATGGCCATGTGCAGAGCAAGCATCACCCGAGACTGCTACAGCAGAGCAACTTTCTCCAGCTCTGAAGCAGAAGGCCAAGCGAAGGCCATAA